ACGCTGTTGATCACCGCCGTATCGGTTACGGCAGGATTTATGATCGGGCTGATCGCGGCGTTTGTCAGGATCTATAAAGTGCCGGTGCTCAGCCAGATCGCTGCAGCCTACGTGACCTTTATCCGGGGTACTCCCATGCTGACGCATCTTCTGCTGATCTATTTCGGGCTGCCGGTGCTGGTGGATGCGCTGTCCGCACAGATGGAGTGGGGCTATAAGTCATCCTCCATTCCGATGATCTGGTTCGCGTTCCTATCGTTCTCGATTACGGCAGGCGCGTATATGTCGGAAGTGATCCGCTCGGGCCTGCTCGCGGTAAACCGGGGGCAGCTGGAGGCAGCTTATTCAATCGGCATGACGACGTGGCAGGCGCTGCGCAGGATCGTATTCCCCCAAGCCTTGGCCGTCAGCCTACCAAACCTGTCCAATTCGGTCATCGGCATGCTTCACGGCTCGACCTTGGCATTTACCGTGTCGGTTGTGGACATTAACGCGCAGGCACAGATCGTGGCATCGACCAATTGGAAGTTCTTCGAATCCTACCTGGCCGCGGCAGCTATTTTCTGGGGGCTTACACTCCTCATCGAAAGACTGACCGCAGTCATCGAGAAACGAATCAATCTCTACAATCGGGGGGGCGTCGCATGATTCAACTGACCGATATTTCAAAGTCCTACGGCAAGAACGCGGTGCTGAAATCGATTGATCTGACGGTAAACAAAGGGGAAGTGGTGGTGATCCTGGGGCCGAGCGGTTCGGGCAAAACCACGCTGCTGCGCTGCGTGAACTATCTCGAGAAGCCGAATGGCGGCGAGATTGCCATCGGTGATTACCGCCTCGATTGCAAGCGGGCCACGAAGAAGGAAATTCATGACCTCCGCCAGCGATCGGCCATGGTGTTTCAGCAGTACAATCTGTTCAAACACAAGACCGCGATCGAGAACGTGATGGAAGGCCTGGTCGTCGTCAAAAAAATGCCGAAGGCCGAGGCGAGGGAGAGAAGTATCGCCCTGCTCGAAAAGGTCGGTCTGGCCGATAAGCTGGATGCCTATCCGAGTCAGCTCTCGGGCGGGCAGCAGCAGCGGGTGGGCATTGCCAGGGCATTGGCCCTGGAGCCGGAGGTGATCCTGTTCGATGAGCCGACGTCGGCGCTCGACCCGGAGCTGGTGGGCGAGGTGCTTGCGGTGATTCGCAAAATCGCGAAGGAAGGGATCACCATGATCGTGGTGACGCATGAGATGGGCTTCGCGAGGGATGTGGCGAATCACGTCGTGTTCATGGACGAAGGCGTGATTGTGGAGCAGGGGACTCCGTCCGAGCTGTTCCATCATCCGCGGGAAGAACGAACCAAGCAGTTCCTGAAGCGGATCACGCCTGAGCTTAACTACAGCATTTAGGAGGTCAACCAATATGGGGATTACGATAAGCGTGCTTGACCAAAGTCCAATATATCCGGGCGAAACGGCAGCGGAGGCGTTCACGCATACCGTGCAGCTTGCTCAAAAGTCAGAGGAGCTTGGCTTCCGGCGCTTCTGGGTATCCGAGCACCACGATTCGGACCAAGTAGCAGGGTCTTCGCCGGAAGTGCTCATTTCTTACCTGTTAGCTAAAACCCAAACCATTCGCGTGGGTTCCGGCGGCGTCATGCTGCAGCATTACAGTCCTTATAAGGTAGCGGAGAATTTCAACGTGCTGGCCGCGCTCGCGCCGGGACGCGTGGATCTGGGCATCGGGCGCGCGCCTGGCGGGTTGCCGCGCAGCACGCAGGCGCTGCAGCGGGGCGTGCAGGAGCAGGAGTCGTTAACTGATAAGATCGTCGAGCTTAGCCAATTTGTGCATAACACGCTGGAAGAGGATCATCCGCTCGCCGGGCTGCGTGCCGCTCCGCTGCCGGAGACCGCCCCCGAGCTGTACGTGCTGGGGGCCAGCGCAGGCAGCGCGGAAATTGCGGCCGGACTCGGCCTGCCCTATGTGTTCTCCCTCTTCATCAACGGGGAGGAATCCGCGGCGTTGGAAGCCATTCGTGTTTACCGAAGCACGTTTGACTACTCCCATGGCAGGGAACCGGAAATTCTTGTTGCACTGTCCGTAATCGTGGCTGATACGGAGGCGGAAGCGGCGGAGCTGGCAGGGGCGCTGAAGCTGGTGAAGATTCATTTGGCCAGCGGCCGGACGCTGGCACTGGGGACAAGGGAACAGGCCGAAGAATTCGGACGCCAGGCAGGCGAGCCGTACACGATCGAGGAACAGGAGCCGTTCATCACCAAAGGTACGAAGGAGACCGTGCGTGAACAGCTGCTCCGGCTTCAACAGGCTTCGGGCGTTGATGAAATCATCGTCACCAGTAATATCCAGCCCTTTGCCAAGCGAATCCGCTCATTCGAGCTGCTGAGCGAGGCGTTGGCTGAGGTTCCTGCCGAAGCGTAATGGAATCGGTCATAGGTACGTGACTATTTAGGAGGTTTTACGAATGCCAAGCCATGTTTTATCCACGGATATAGACATCCATCGATTTATTGAGATCCGGCGCCATCTGCACCGGTACCCGGAGCTGTCGAACGAGGAGTTCGAAACGACGCGGCTGATTAGGGGCTGGCTCGAGGAAGCCGGGATACGGGTCACGGAGTTTCCGCTCGCCACAGGCGTAATCGCCGAGGTCGGTGGACTTCAAGAGGGGCCGATCATTGCGCTGCGGGCGGATATCGACGCCCTGCCGATCCAGGAAGAGACAGGGCTTCCGTATGCCTCGACGATTCCCGGTAAAATGCATGCCTGCGGGCACGATTTTCACACCGCTGCCCTAATCGGGACGGCGTATGCCCTGAAGAAGCGGGAGCAGGAGCTGAAAGGAACCGTGCGGCTGATCTTTCAGCCGGCCGAGGAGAAAGCCAAGGGAGCGAGGCAGGTCATCGACAGCGGGGCACTCGAAGGCGTGCAGGCGATCTTCGGCATGCATAACAAGCCGGACCTGCCTGTAGGGACCATCGGCATTAAGGAGGGCCCGCTGATGGCCGCCGCCGACGGCTTCGTGGTTGAAGTGGCGGGCAAGGGGTCCCATGCGGCCGTGCCGGAAGCGGGCCTTGACCCGATCGTGACCGCATCGCATATCATTACGGCGCTCCAGTCGATCATAAGCCGGAATGTGAGCCCTCTGAAGAGCGCCGTCATCAGTGTCACGAAGCTGCACAGCGGGACCGCCTGGAATGTGATCCCGGATAAAGCGCTGCTGGAAGGGACCATACGCACCTTCGATGACGACGTCAGACTGCAGGTGCTTGAACGATTCGGCCAGGTGGTTCAAGGCGTGGCCGCAGCTTTCGGAACGACGGCTGTCGTACGCTGGATCGAGGGACCGCCGCCGGTCCATAATGACCGCAAGCTGGCGGAGCTCGGTTATGTCGCTACTGCCGAAGCGGGATATGAGGCGGTGATACCGGTTCCTTCGCCGGCCGGGGAGGATTTTGCGGTGTACCAGCGTGAGGTTCCCGGGTTGTTTGTTTTCATGGGGACGGCAGGCACGCAGGAGTGGCACCATCCGGCGTTTGATCTGGATGAGCGGGCGATTCAGGTCAGCATCGATTTCTTCACGAGGCTGGCGGAGCGGGCACTCAGGCATTACAACTCCGGCGGGGAGACTTCGCTATTGTTATCACCATCACCATCACCATCACCATCACCATCGCCTTAAGGAGTTCCTTCTGTCGCTGTCATTCGAAAGGAAGCACCGATTCATGTTTCAAGCATTATCGTTATAAGGCCCCGAACATGAACCGCAGTGCGATGTGAAGGGCAGCTTCTTGTTGTTGTTTATATCGGGAGAGTCATTATCGAGTTTGTATTGGAGGAGATCGAATGAGTGAGTTCCCTATCGAAGCCTTTGTTAATACGCATGATCAGCTGCTGGCCGCCGTTGCTGGCCTTAGCGAGGATCAACTCCAATGGAAGCAGGCACCGCATATATGGAGCATACAGGAGGTGCTCTCCCATCTGGTGGATCACA
Above is a window of Paenibacillus sp. FSL K6-1330 DNA encoding:
- a CDS encoding LLM class flavin-dependent oxidoreductase, whose translation is MGITISVLDQSPIYPGETAAEAFTHTVQLAQKSEELGFRRFWVSEHHDSDQVAGSSPEVLISYLLAKTQTIRVGSGGVMLQHYSPYKVAENFNVLAALAPGRVDLGIGRAPGGLPRSTQALQRGVQEQESLTDKIVELSQFVHNTLEEDHPLAGLRAAPLPETAPELYVLGASAGSAEIAAGLGLPYVFSLFINGEESAALEAIRVYRSTFDYSHGREPEILVALSVIVADTEAEAAELAGALKLVKIHLASGRTLALGTREQAEEFGRQAGEPYTIEEQEPFITKGTKETVREQLLRLQQASGVDEIIVTSNIQPFAKRIRSFELLSEALAEVPAEA
- a CDS encoding amino acid ABC transporter ATP-binding protein; its protein translation is MIQLTDISKSYGKNAVLKSIDLTVNKGEVVVILGPSGSGKTTLLRCVNYLEKPNGGEIAIGDYRLDCKRATKKEIHDLRQRSAMVFQQYNLFKHKTAIENVMEGLVVVKKMPKAEARERSIALLEKVGLADKLDAYPSQLSGGQQQRVGIARALALEPEVILFDEPTSALDPELVGEVLAVIRKIAKEGITMIVVTHEMGFARDVANHVVFMDEGVIVEQGTPSELFHHPREERTKQFLKRITPELNYSI
- a CDS encoding amino acid ABC transporter permease; translation: MKIDPSFIWTAFVNLLSAIPTTLLITAVSVTAGFMIGLIAAFVRIYKVPVLSQIAAAYVTFIRGTPMLTHLLLIYFGLPVLVDALSAQMEWGYKSSSIPMIWFAFLSFSITAGAYMSEVIRSGLLAVNRGQLEAAYSIGMTTWQALRRIVFPQALAVSLPNLSNSVIGMLHGSTLAFTVSVVDINAQAQIVASTNWKFFESYLAAAAIFWGLTLLIERLTAVIEKRINLYNRGGVA
- a CDS encoding M20 peptidase aminoacylase family protein, whose amino-acid sequence is MPSHVLSTDIDIHRFIEIRRHLHRYPELSNEEFETTRLIRGWLEEAGIRVTEFPLATGVIAEVGGLQEGPIIALRADIDALPIQEETGLPYASTIPGKMHACGHDFHTAALIGTAYALKKREQELKGTVRLIFQPAEEKAKGARQVIDSGALEGVQAIFGMHNKPDLPVGTIGIKEGPLMAAADGFVVEVAGKGSHAAVPEAGLDPIVTASHIITALQSIISRNVSPLKSAVISVTKLHSGTAWNVIPDKALLEGTIRTFDDDVRLQVLERFGQVVQGVAAAFGTTAVVRWIEGPPPVHNDRKLAELGYVATAEAGYEAVIPVPSPAGEDFAVYQREVPGLFVFMGTAGTQEWHHPAFDLDERAIQVSIDFFTRLAERALRHYNSGGETSLLLSPSPSPSPSPSP